CTTCTTAAAAAGAGTTCTGCAAACCTAACTGCAGAGATATGCTGATTTCTGCCAGAAGGCCGGTATCCTTTTGAAAACATGAGCGCTCTAATTGCCTGTAATATTGCGTTATACGCTATAGAGAACGCCCAATCATCATTCTCTCTCAAGATAGCCTTTGCAACTTTTATATCTCTCTTCGCAAGATTAAAAGCATCTTCTACCTTTTTCTTATCCGCGGGCAACCTTTTTGTATATCCTTCCCTCTCAAGTTCATCTAAGGTCACTCAGATCACCTACCAACATACTCTTTGGCTCTTTTAGCACATTTAAGACAAAAGGATCTTTCCTTTTTTTTCTCCTCTCAAATTCTTCCGCTGTAAACAGAACATAATTTATCTCACGAGATAGTCTCTTCTCGACTTCCCTTATTTCTTTTATAAGTTCCTCTTCATTTATCTCCCCAACTATGAAGGTATCGATATCACTATCTACTCCTGCTTTGCCACTTGCAAAAGAACCGTATATAAAAGCGGTCTCTACGCTCAGCCCTGATAAACTATCCTGCAATACTTTTGCCATTCCCTCTGTCTTAAGAATGATACTTGCTAACTCGTTGTATATAGGCATTTTTTTGTTTACAACATAATATTTCGAGTTTCCTCTTCTTTCACTCTTCAACAAGTCTATTTCCTCCAAATTCGCTAATTCTCTACGAACAGCATTTATATTCTCCTTGACATTTCTTGCAATTTCCCTGACATACATCTCCCTTCCTGGATTCATCATGAATAATGTGAGCAGCTTTACTCTTGTCCGAGATGTGAACAACTTCTGAAGCATGTATAACAATAGTATTCGATTGTATAAAAATTTTATCCATACCGCTATTTGCAAAGTGAGCAACACACCTGTATTCTTCGCGACATGCTGAACAGTATTCATTTTATCCTCTCCAAGTATTCTCTGAATAATGGGTGATAGAATTTGTATCTCCCTCTATTTATCTTCACCACCAGATTCTTCTCAACCAGCCTTTTTAGATGATTCTTTATTTCTCCCAATTCCCCTTTTCTTCCTTCAAAGGACTTCGGATCCGCCGGAAATCCTGTCACATAAGGATTAATCATTCAAACCACCACTTACAATTATTACATAGTACTGTAAGTTTTGTAATTTTCTGTTGTAATGCCTCCGCATTCTTTGCTATTCTCTGAATTGTATTCATTTTATTTTCCCCATTATATCAGATATCTCTTATCTCTTTTCTTTTGATTAGCTCTTTCAAGCCTGGCAATTTTTTGTCTTTTTTTGAGAGAACTGGATTATCAATGGGCCACTGGATATTAACATCGGGATCATTCCAGATCAATCCAGATTCATAATCAGGAGCATAGACGTTGTCAACTTTATAGATTATTTCTGCTTCATTGCTTAGAACCAAAAATCCATGGGCGAATCCTTTTGGGATAAAGAGCATGAGTTTGTTATCCTCAGATAGCTCGGCAGATGCATATTTTTTGAATGTAGGAGAGTTCTGCCTTATGTCAACGGCAACATCAATAATTTTTCCTTTTATGCACCTGACCAATTTACTCTGAGTATATGGCTCCTTCTGGAAATGTAAGCCACGCAAAACTCCGTATTTTGATTTTGAATGATTTTCCTGAATGATGTCTATGTCTATCCCAGCCTTTTCAAAATCTCCCTTTTTGTAAGTTTCCATGAAAAAGCCACGTTCATCCTCAAATACTCTTGGTTTAACAAGCACAACGTCAGGAATATCCAGTCTTTCAAATTCGAAGGGCATCTCATCACCTTAAATTAACTTTTTCCACCACCACTCGTTCTTTACATACCATTGGATTGTATCTTTCATTGAATTTTCAAAATCCTGACTTTTCTTCGCTGTCCAGCCCAACCTTTTTATCTTGCCTGAATCAATGCTGTAACGGCGGTCATGCCCCGGCCTGTCTTTAACATGTTCAATCAATGATGATGGTTTATTGAGTTCCTTTAATATGATGTTTGTGATTTCAATATTTGTACGTTCATTGTCAGCGCCAATGTTGTATATCTCCCCTTCCTTTCCTTTCTTTCTAACCAAATCTATTCCTTCGCAATTGTCTTCAACGTAAAGCCAATCCCTAATTTGCAAACCGTCCCCATATACAGGCAATAATTGATTGTGCAAAGCTTTTATGATGAAGAGAGGGATAAGCTTCTCAGGATATTGATATGGGCCAAAGTTATTGCTTGAACGGGTGATTAAAACTGGCAAACCATATGTAACAAAATATGAATTGACCAGTAAATCCGCAGAAGATTTGCTTGCTGAATATGGCGAGGAAGGATTTAAAGCATCATTTTCCTTAAAAGTTCCTTTTTCTATGCTTCCATAAACTTCATCAGTAGAAATTTGAATGTATTTGTCGACATCAAATTTTCTACTTGCTTCTAGTAAGGTAAAGGTACCAAAAACATCTGTTTTTATGAATGTTTCTGGTCCTGTTATGCTTCTATCAACATGACTTTCAGCAGCAAAATTTATTATTTGCTTTACTCCAT
The genomic region above belongs to Candidatus Thermoplasmatota archaeon and contains:
- the rfbC gene encoding dTDP-4-dehydrorhamnose 3,5-epimerase produces the protein MPFEFERLDIPDVVLVKPRVFEDERGFFMETYKKGDFEKAGIDIDIIQENHSKSKYGVLRGLHFQKEPYTQSKLVRCIKGKIIDVAVDIRQNSPTFKKYASAELSEDNKLMLFIPKGFAHGFLVLSNEAEIIYKVDNVYAPDYESGLIWNDPDVNIQWPIDNPVLSKKDKKLPGLKELIKRKEIRDI
- the rfbB gene encoding dTDP-glucose 4,6-dehydratase, which gives rise to MKIMVTGGAGFIGSNFIHYLLNEYDDIEVVNYDKLTYAGNLDNLRDVENDPRYHFFKGDICDKEIVEKVIKEYGVKQIINFAAESHVDRSITGPETFIKTDVFGTFTLLEASRKFDVDKYIQISTDEVYGSIEKGTFKENDALNPSSPYSASKSSADLLVNSYFVTYGLPVLITRSSNNFGPYQYPEKLIPLFIIKALHNQLLPVYGDGLQIRDWLYVEDNCEGIDLVRKKGKEGEIYNIGADNERTNIEITNIILKELNKPSSLIEHVKDRPGHDRRYSIDSGKIKRLGWTAKKSQDFENSMKDTIQWYVKNEWWWKKLI
- a CDS encoding HEPN domain-containing protein: MTLDELEREGYTKRLPADKKKVEDAFNLAKRDIKVAKAILRENDDWAFSIAYNAILQAIRALMFSKGYRPSGRNQHISAVRFAELFLRREEVIVLDRMRRKRHATVYDTAGTISEKEADNAVERAGNLVQEIERILGGDR
- a CDS encoding nucleotidyltransferase domain-containing protein; protein product: MLQKLFTSRTRVKLLTLFMMNPGREMYVREIARNVKENINAVRRELANLEEIDLLKSERRGNSKYYVVNKKMPIYNELASIILKTEGMAKVLQDSLSGLSVETAFIYGSFASGKAGVDSDIDTFIVGEINEEELIKEIREVEKRLSREINYVLFTAEEFERRKKRKDPFVLNVLKEPKSMLVGDLSDLR